The following are encoded in a window of Dysidea avara chromosome 4, odDysAvar1.4, whole genome shotgun sequence genomic DNA:
- the LOC136252035 gene encoding uncharacterized protein, with translation MASSEIGQTCPSMKHLNRHVIPLVDTKWYDLGLELLDPEDEKSLDTIEVNNKNDVHSCCRKMFRKWLDTCEDATWNKLIVVLRKIHLNDAASKIEILLQGELIVPQQKMINTVACVSSEVMQGCSSQQD, from the exons ATGGCATCTTCAGAAATAG GTCAAACCTGCCCCAGTATGAAGCATCTCAATAGACATGTAATACCACTAGTTGATACTAAATGGTATGATCTTGGATTAGAGTTGCTGGACCCTGAAGACGAGAAATCATTAGACACCATTGAAGTTAATAACAAAAACGACGTTCACTCTTGTTGTAGAAAAATGTTTAGAAAATGGTTAGACACGTGTGAAGATGCTACTTGGAACAAGTTGATAGTAGTTCTACGCAAGATTCACCTTAATGATGCTGCTAGTAAAATTGAAATCTTGTTGCAAGGCGAGTTAATAG TGCCACAACAAAAGATGATAAACACAGTGGCATGTGTTAGTAGTGAAGTAATGCAAGGATGCAGTAGTCAACAAG ATTGA